Part of the Candidatus Delongbacteria bacterium genome, GGATGCCGAACTGCTGTGCATCAGCCCCCAGTTGCTGGCCTTCGCCGCCTCGCTGGCGGAGACCGGAGGACCCGTTCAGGCCTGTCTGTCCCTGCAGCCGATGGCACCCACGGGCCAGTTCCCCTCACCATTCATGGGCACCCGTTCCCTGGGGCCCTGGCTCAATCGAATGAGCTACACGGCTCCGGCCCATCTTTTCTGGCCCTTCGTCTCACGCACGTTCAACCACTGGCGCGACACCCGGCTGGGCTTGGGCCCCGTGGGGGCCTCCACTGCGGCTCGCTGGCTGAAGTTCCAGCGTGACCTGTTCTGCGGTTTCAGCGAACACGTGGTGCCACGCCCGCCCGACTGGTCCTCACATGTCCAGACCTGTGGTTACTGGCGTCTGGTGAGTGATGGCTGGTGCCCTTCCGTTGAACTTGAGCGCTTTCTGGCGGCGGGGCCGCCACCGCTGGCGATCGGATTCGGCAGCATGGCCGATGGCGAAGCGGAACGCACTCTGTCCACAGTGCTCGAGGCGCTGGAGCTGAGCGGTCGCCGGGCGGTGATCCAGACATCGCTGAGCGGCACAGAGGGCCGTGGATTGCCGGAGACGGTGCATCGAGCCGACGATCTGCCCCACGACTGGCTCTTTCCCCGCTGCGCGGCGGTCGTGCATCACGCGGGGGCGGGCACGGCCGGTGAAACCATGCGCGCGGGCATTCCCTCGATTCCCGTTCCCTGGGCCTTCGAGCAACCCTGGTGGGCCCGGCGCATGCAACAGCTGGGCGTGGCCACGGCCCCTTTGCCGCGCCATCGGCTCACCGCGCAGGCACTGGCCCAGCGGATCACCCAGGCCTGCGACGACGCCAGTTTGCGCATGCGCGCGCGGAATCTGGGGCACGCCTTGCAGGCCGAGGATGGCCTGGCCTGCGCGGTTTCCCGACTGGAACGGCTGGTGGAGACTCGGCAGGCGCGGGGATTGGGCTGACGCCCACGCTGGTCTGTCGGCACCCGCAAGGGCTGGCACATGCTTTGCTTCCGGTGGGAGATCCAGCCGGACACACGAGGAATTCATTGGGACTGCTTCACGCAAGTCGTTCAGGAACAGGTGCTTTCGTTTTCTGCGAGGCACATTCGTTCTCAGCCTTCCCTGGCAGTCCGGTCACACAGCGTCTGACACACGATACACTCTGCTCTCCCGGTACGCCACTCAGCTGGCCAGAGAGACTTTCACTGGAGGACCCATGCGCCCTGTCATCAGCGGATTGATCGTTCTGGCCACCAGCCTGATTCTGAAGGCGGGCGAGCTCTCTCCCGGTCTGCAGACTCTGTTGTCCCGAACTCCCGACCTGGAAGAACTGAAGGTTCTGGTGGTTCTGGAGGACCAGGCGCCGATTTCCGTCCTGGACCGCCAGATGCACGAGGCGCGCACTCCCATGGCCGTGCGCCACGCCCGGGTCATCCGCTCGCTCCAGGATGTGGCAGCGCGCTCCCAGCCCGCAGTCGAACAAGGTCTGAAGGATCTGCAGCTGGCGGGCAAGGTGCTTGGGTACACACCGTACTGGCTGGTGAACGCGTTCGTGGTGCGCACCACCGCGGACATGGTGCCGGCACTGGCTGCGATGGACGGAGTGTCCGTCGTTGAGCCCGACCTGGTGGTTGAACTGATCGAGCCGATTGCTTCTACCGCGTCGCGAGAAGGTGAGCGCGAGATCGGCATCACCGAAGCCCTGCGCTCCATGGACGTGGACCGGGTGTGGTACGAGCTGGGCATCCGCGGCGAAGGGGCCATCGTGGGCAATCTGGACACGGGCGTGAATGTCAACCATGAGTCGCTTGTATCGCGCTGGCGGGGCAACGATGCTCCCGCCAGTGAATGCTGGCTGGATGTGCTGGGCGCCAGCACGACGCCATCGGACGGAAACGGACACGGCAGCCATGTCATGGGCACGATCACAGGCCTGGCCAGTGGCGACAGCATCGGTGTGGCACCGGAGGCCACCTGGATCGCCTGCAACGCCATCAACCAGAGTGTTGGAGCCGGGTTCGACAACGATGTGCTGGATGCCCTGCAGTGGTTCTCCGATCCGGACGGAAATCCGGACACTGATGCCGAAGTGCCCGACGTGATCCAGAACTCATGGGGCGTGGCCGAATTCTTCTCGGGATACGTCGACTGCGACAGCCGCTGGTGGACTGCGATTGACAACTGCGAGGCCGCGGGTGTGGTGCTGACCTGGTCCGCGGGCAACGAAGGCTCCGGTGCCGCCACCCTGCGCAGTCCGGCTGACCGCGCGCTCACGCCCACCAGTTGTTTCAGTGTGGGCAGCACGATCCAGACGGCCCCCTTCACCATCAGTGACTTCTCGAGCCGTGGACCCACCAACTGCACCTCGGACTTTCCGATCAAGCCGGAAGTGGTGGCCCCCGGATCCGACATCTACTCGGCGGATGGCTTCAATCCCACGGGGTATGTCCTGCTCTCGGGCACCTCGATGGCCGGTCCCCACGTGGCCGGTGTGGTGGGTCTGATGCGCAGCGCCAATCCCGAGCTGGATGTGGAGAGCATCAAGCAGATCCTGATGGACACGGCCACCGATCTGGGCACGCCCGGTGAGGACAATGTCTACGGCCATGGTTTCGTGAACGCCTACGCTGCCGTGGAGGCCGCGATGGTCAACTGGGTCACCGTGTCCGGTGTGGTGCGCGACGGCCAGGGCATGGCCCCGCTTGCGGGCGCCAGGATCCGTGTGGACGGCGCCGGCATCGACGCATTCACCGAACCGGACGGGAGCTACAGCGTGACCCTGATGGCCGAGCCGCGAACCTTCACGGTCAGTGTCTGGGGCTATGCCAGCCAATCGGCCCTGCTGGAACTGGTGGAGGGCGAAGACCTGGTCCGGGACTGGGTCCTGCAGGCGGTGCCCAATGCGGTGCTGTCCGGCGTGGTGCACGATGCGGGTGGCAATCCCTTGCAGGCGGCTCTGGTGAGTGTCCTGGACACACCTCTGGATCCCATCTACTCGGCGTTCGACGGCAGTTTCCAGTTTACCCTGCCGGCGGGCGAGACCTATGTGGTGCGCAGCCAGGGCAGCAGTGGCGCAGTCAGTGTGCCACTGGGCCCCGATGCCCATGGGTACCGGGCCTTCGATCTGGCGGACGGCGACTGGGATGAACAGATTGTGCAGTTGAGTCCTCAGGGAAGCGACGTTGTGCTTCAGGGGGTGAACCGGGTGGAGAACTTCGTGCATCTCCCGATCGACCCCGTTGACGGAGGCCCCGGCACGGCTCTTGTCTTTGGTCAGTCCGATGACAACCGCGTGCACCACCTGGACCTGCCCTTCGTCTTCATGTATTACGGACAAGCATTCAGCGAGATCTCGGTCTCGGCCAACGGCTGGGTCGCCTTGGGTTACAGCGACAGCGAGGACTTCTCGGGTTTTGACATCCCCGATCCGGATGACGGTCCGCTTGCCATGCTGGCTCCTTTCTGGGAAGACCTCTCGCCCCAGGTCAGTGCCAGCGGAAGCGTGTCCACCTGGTACGATCAGGCCGGTGGGCAGTTCGTGATCGAGTACAACCACATCCGTCAGCTGACCCCCACGTCCGCGCTGGAAACCTTTGCCGTACACCTGCTGGACCCCGCCGTGCACCCCAGCCTGAGCGGGGATGGCTCGATCGTCTTCTGGTACGGAACCGTGAGCAACTCGGACAACACCGCGGTGGGCATCGAAAGCCCCGATGGCGAGGACGGGCTGCAGATCTGGAATGGCCGCTTTGATGGCAGCAACACACCCGGAGGGCTGTTGTCGCCCACCTGCGTACCCATCGTCAGTGGTGCGGTCGTGCTGTTCACCACCGGACTGGGTGAGCCGCAGCATGCACCGCCCCTGCCCGTGCAGGACCTGAGCATCACGACCGTGGGTGGCATGACGCACCTGCAGTGGACTGCCAGCGGCGGGGCGAGTTCCTACCGCATCGAACGCTCCATCGATGGCGGGCCCTGGCAGGTGCTTGGCACAACCGCGGACACCCAGTGGATGGAGCCGCGCTCATTGGGCAACCGCCGCTTCCGCGTGGTCGCCCAGAACTGACTTTCATCGAATGTG contains:
- a CDS encoding S8 family serine peptidase, translated to MRPVISGLIVLATSLILKAGELSPGLQTLLSRTPDLEELKVLVVLEDQAPISVLDRQMHEARTPMAVRHARVIRSLQDVAARSQPAVEQGLKDLQLAGKVLGYTPYWLVNAFVVRTTADMVPALAAMDGVSVVEPDLVVELIEPIASTASREGEREIGITEALRSMDVDRVWYELGIRGEGAIVGNLDTGVNVNHESLVSRWRGNDAPASECWLDVLGASTTPSDGNGHGSHVMGTITGLASGDSIGVAPEATWIACNAINQSVGAGFDNDVLDALQWFSDPDGNPDTDAEVPDVIQNSWGVAEFFSGYVDCDSRWWTAIDNCEAAGVVLTWSAGNEGSGAATLRSPADRALTPTSCFSVGSTIQTAPFTISDFSSRGPTNCTSDFPIKPEVVAPGSDIYSADGFNPTGYVLLSGTSMAGPHVAGVVGLMRSANPELDVESIKQILMDTATDLGTPGEDNVYGHGFVNAYAAVEAAMVNWVTVSGVVRDGQGMAPLAGARIRVDGAGIDAFTEPDGSYSVTLMAEPRTFTVSVWGYASQSALLELVEGEDLVRDWVLQAVPNAVLSGVVHDAGGNPLQAALVSVLDTPLDPIYSAFDGSFQFTLPAGETYVVRSQGSSGAVSVPLGPDAHGYRAFDLADGDWDEQIVQLSPQGSDVVLQGVNRVENFVHLPIDPVDGGPGTALVFGQSDDNRVHHLDLPFVFMYYGQAFSEISVSANGWVALGYSDSEDFSGFDIPDPDDGPLAMLAPFWEDLSPQVSASGSVSTWYDQAGGQFVIEYNHIRQLTPTSALETFAVHLLDPAVHPSLSGDGSIVFWYGTVSNSDNTAVGIESPDGEDGLQIWNGRFDGSNTPGGLLSPTCVPIVSGAVVLFTTGLGEPQHAPPLPVQDLSITTVGGMTHLQWTASGGASSYRIERSIDGGPWQVLGTTADTQWMEPRSLGNRRFRVVAQN
- a CDS encoding glycosyltransferase, with the translated sequence MRITVLAVGSRGDVQPVLALALALQQAGHVVRLGTHDVFRPLAESHGMDVHVLRGLSIDDLMHTMTAGGGQRRGGRFFGEFFRGMGLIREGLEGLQDSCLEAAADAELLCISPQLLAFAASLAETGGPVQACLSLQPMAPTGQFPSPFMGTRSLGPWLNRMSYTAPAHLFWPFVSRTFNHWRDTRLGLGPVGASTAARWLKFQRDLFCGFSEHVVPRPPDWSSHVQTCGYWRLVSDGWCPSVELERFLAAGPPPLAIGFGSMADGEAERTLSTVLEALELSGRRAVIQTSLSGTEGRGLPETVHRADDLPHDWLFPRCAAVVHHAGAGTAGETMRAGIPSIPVPWAFEQPWWARRMQQLGVATAPLPRHRLTAQALAQRITQACDDASLRMRARNLGHALQAEDGLACAVSRLERLVETRQARGLG